The Actinobacillus succinogenes 130Z region AGCGCAATCATGGTTCGTGCTAAACGATGAACGGGATAATGCTAAACTCGTACCGAAGTCCGTAGTGGTAGACGGTACGTTTAAATGGGGACGGGACAATCATCCGCGTACGCCTTGGTCTAAAACGGTAATTTATGAATTACATGTAAAAGGATTCACTCAATTACAGCAAAATCTTCCGAAACGAATTCGGGGAACGTATAAGGGATTGGCGCATTCTGCGACTATTGATTATCTAAAATCTTTAGGTATTACGGCGGTGGAATTGCAGCCGATTAATTATATGCTGGACGAGCAGCATTTACAGGAAAAAGGGCTGGTGAATTATTGGGGCTATAACCCGTTGGCAATGTTTGCCGTTGAACCCCGTTATGCCGCCACGGATGATCCGCTGAATGAATTTAAAACCATGGTAAAAACACTGCATAAAGCGGGTATTGAAGTGATTTTAGATGTGGTGTTCAATCATACTGCGGAATCGGAAAAATTTCATTCTACCTTCAGTCAGCGCGGAATTGACGACAGTTATTATTACTGGCATGACGCGGAGGGCTGTTATCTGAATTGGACAGGTTGCGGCAATATGCTGAATTTGTCTTTGCCGCAAACCCGCCGTTGGGTAATAGATTGTCTAAAATACTGGGTAGAAGAATGTCATGTTGATGGATTTCGTTTTGATTTAGCACCGGCATTAGGGCGTGATTCACCTGCTTTTAATCCGAATGCGGCGCTATTTAGTGAAATTTTTGACGAACCGAGTCTGCATCAGACTAAATTTATTGCCGAACCTTGGGATATCGGCGTCGAAGGTTACCAATTAGGCAATTTTCCGCCGTTTTTCAGCGAATGGAATGACCGTTATCGTGACGAGGTCACAAGATTTTGGTTGTGGAAAAGCGGTGATGTGGGGGCTTTGGCTTCCCGTATTGCGGGATCCAGCGATATTTTCAAAAAAAGTAAACGTCTACCGCATAATTCCGTGAATTTTATCACAGCGCATGACGGATTTACTTTGCGGGATTTAGTCAGTTATAACTATAAACATAATGAAGCGAATGGCGAACACAATCGTGACGGACGAGATGTCAATTACAGTTATAATCATGGTTATGAAGGTAGAGTCGATCATTTGTTCGGCAGTGAACGAAAAACGATTGAGAACCACCGTTACTTGAGTTCCGGAGCACTATTATGTTCATTATTGTTATCTAACGGTACGCCGATGTTATTGGCCGGAGATGAAATCGGGCATAGCCAGGACGGTAATAACAACGCATATTGTCAGGACAATAAAACTACCTGGATTGACTGGTCAAAACAGGATGTCCGCTTATTGAATCTGGTGAGGGAAGTCATTGCTTTGCGTAAACATATCCGCAGCCTGCAAAGCGATGCCTGGTGGACGGATGAGAATGTGCAGTGGCTGAATGATTCGGGGCAAGCTATGGCGGCGGTCGACTGGCATAATCAGGGCAGAAAATCCCTACAGATTATGCTGGATGAAAAATGGCTGTTTTTGATAAATGGCAAAGCGGAATTACAGGTTTTTCGTCTTCCGCCGGGAAAATGGCAAGTGAGAGCGGGTAATTACTTGGAAAAAAGTCAGGGAAAACTCGTAATGAGCGACTTAGGTTTTTGCGTATTGTCCCGTCATTAAGGTTTGTTTATGAAAGGTAAACGGACCTTAATATAATTAAAAAACGATATATTTTTTGACCGCACTTTTAATGAATATTCAATTATGTGATCTATCTCATGGTTTATTTTTGAAGAATAGTTATAATATGGACATTGCAAACGATTGCTTCGTTTGATTGTGAAGATTTTAATTACGTTGCATACTAAATCGTTTCACGCATGATTGTTGTTAGTTGATTATCGTAGTGACCTGTTAAATTTCTGTACATATGGGAGAGTAAATATGAGCAAAGTAATAACAAAGTATGATCTGGTAGGAGATACCCTAGTGTTGATTTTAGCAGGCGGACGAGGTTCTCGACTTCATGAACTGACGGATAAACGGGCAAAACCCGCATTATATTTCGGCGGTAATCGTCGAATCATTGACTTTGCGTTATCTAACTGTATTAATTCCGGATTGAATAGAATCGGCGTGATAACCCAATATGCCGCGCATTCGTTATTGCGTCATTTGCAGACCGGTTGGTCATTTCTACCGCAGGAACGCGGTGAATTTGTGGATATGTTACCGGCCCGTCAGCAAATTGACGATAATACCTGGTATCGCGGTACGGCCGATTCGGTTTACCAGAATATGGCTATCATTAAAAATCACTATAAACCTAAATATATATTGATTTTAGCCGGTGACCATATTTATAAAATGGATTACTCGCAAATGATTTTGGATCACGTGAACAGCGGGGCGAAATGTACTGTAGGCTGTATCGAAGTACCGCGAGAATCTGCGAAAGAATTCGGTGTTATGGCCGTGAATGAGAATTTAAAAGTCAAAGCATTCGTAGAAAAACCGTCTGATCCGCCGGCGATGATCGGTAAACCGAATTCATCGTTAGCTTCTATGGGGATTTATGTCTTTAATGCGGAGTATTTATATGAAACATTGGAACGTACGGTGAATAGTCCGCAGACCTCACATGATTTCGGTAAAGATATTATGCCGATGGCGTTAGAGGACGAGGTTCTTTATGCGCATCCGTTCGATCGCTCTTGTATGGGACGTAATACCGAAGGTGAAATCTATTGGCGTGATGTCGGAACTTTGGACAGTTACTGGCAATCCAATATCGATTTAGTTTCAAAAGAACCGCAATTGGATATTTATGATCAAACTTGGCCGATTCGCGGTAACCCGGTACAGGCTTATCCTTCGAAATTCTTCTATGATGATCCGGCTTGCAAGCAAGTAGACAATTCGCTCATTGCCGGCGGTTGTGTCATTACTAACGCTTCTATCAGTTATTCGGTACTGTTTGACAATATCCATGTGAACGAAGGAACGCTAATCGATGAAAGCGTGATCCTGCCACAAGTTAAAGTCGGTAAAAATTGTATTTTAAAACGTTGTATCGTTGATCGCCACGTTCAAATTCCGGACGGTATGCAAATTGGTGTGGATCCTGAAGAGGACAGCAAACATTTCCGTATCAGTTCAAAAGGAATCGTATTAGTTACGGAAAAAATGTTGCAGAAAATGAAAGGCGAAACAGTTAAATCGGAAGATGATTTAGATTAAATTAATCATTGCGGTGTACTTTATGTACACCGCCTCTTTATCGGAAAGTAAAAAGTATGAAAGTATTGCATGTATGTTCTGAATTTTATCCTTTATTAAAAACCGGCGGTCTTGCCGATGTGGTGGGAGCATTGCCTGCGGCACAAAAAGCTATTGGCGATGATGCTCGGATTTTAATTCCGGCTTATCCCGCTATTTGGCGGGGCATTCCGGATACGGTAGTAGTTGCGGAATTTGATAATTTTGCAGGTCACGTAACGTTACGTTATGGGATTTATAATGGTGTAGGGGTGTATTTAATTGATGCGCCGCATTTATATGCGCGAGAAGGCAATCCGTACCATGACCAATGGTATAATGATTATGCGGACAACTATAAACGTTTCGGTTTATTAGGATGGGTTGCTTCGGAATTGGCGTTAGGATTGGATTTCTGGTGGCAGGCGGAAGTGGTGCATGCTCATGACTGGCATGCGGGCTTGGCAAGTGCCTATTTGGCGGCAAAAGGGCATCCGGCGAAATCCGTATTTACTATCCATAATTTAGCGTACCAAGGTAAATTTGCCGCCCGGCATCTAATCGAATTAGGCTTACCGGTGGATATGTTCAATGTCAACGGACTAGAATTATACGGCGAAATTTCTTATTTAAAAGCCGGATTGTTCTATTCCGATATGGTTACTACAGTCAGCCCGACTTATGCGAAAGAAATTACCACTACGGAATTCGGTTACGGCTTACAAGGATTGCTTTCGACATTAGATCAGCAGAACCGTTTAGCTGGTGTATTAAATGGTGTAGATGACAGTATTTGGCATCCTAATAACGATCCGTATATTCATCACCATTACAAATTGAAAAGCATGAGCGGCAAGGCAAAAAATAAAGCCCTATTACAGGAACGTTTTAATTTGCCGCAAAATCCGAATGTGCCGGTTTTTGTGATGATTACCCGTTTAACCGAGCAAAAAGGTGTGGACTTGTTATTGCAATGTGCTGATGAAATTGTGAATCAAGGTGGGCAGTTAATGATTCTGGGTTCCGGTGCGCCGCACTTACAGGATTGGGTAAACTGGCTTGCGTCACAACATCCCGACAACGTAGGAGTTTGGATTGGTTATGATGAACCGCTTTCCCACCTGATGGTAGCCGGCGGTGATGTGATTTTAGTGCCGAGCCGTTTCGAACCTTGCGGATTAACCCAGCTTTACGGGCTGAAGTACGGTACATTACCGCTCGTACGTAAAACCGGCGGATTAGCCGATACGGTAGTGGATAGCAGCGCTGAAAATATCAAAGCCCGTCGGGCAACAGGTTTCGTGTTTAATAATGCCGAACCGGAAGCTTTACGACACTGTATTCAGCGTGTTTTCTCGCTATGGAGCAAACAACGGACATGGTTTACGGTGCGTACTGTCGCTATGGAACAGGATTTCGGTTGGCGTGTAGCTGCCCACCGTTATCATGAATTATATAACAAAATTTGATTTTTTTTTGACCGCACCGATAAAAAAGAGTAAAGTGCGGTCGTTTTTATTTTCGTTTTAGAATTTAGAGGGAATATTTCTATGCTAGATAAAGTAACAGAGATGGTTATCTATGATAGACCGGAGCAGACGGTAGAATCGTTTAAAAAATCAGTAGTGTATAAATTGATTTTTGCTATTGGACGTTCGCCGCAAGAAGCCAGTCAACGTGATTGGCTAAACGCCTTAATGCTAACCATACGTGATTCGGTAACTGAAGGCTGGATCGATACAGCCGCTCAATTTAGAGAAAAAGACACCCGTCGGGTTTATTATCTTTCTATGGAGTTTTTACTCGGACGAATACTTTCTAATGCATTATTGTCCGAAGGTATTTATGATATCGCTAAAGACGCGTTAAAAGAGCTGGATATTAATCTGGAAGATTTATTGGAAAAAGAAGTGGATCCGGGGCTGGGAAATGGCGGTTTAGGACGTTTAGCCGCTTGTTTTATGGATTCTATTGCAACCCTGGGATTACCGGGTATGGGATACGGTATTCGATATGAATACGGAATGTTTAAACAGGATATTGAAAACGGTCAGCAAATAGAAAAACCTGACGCATGGCTGGAAAAAGGCTCGCCGTGGGAATTTGTCCGACCGTCAAAACGTCATAAAATCCGTTTCGGCGGTAGTATCTATTTCGAAGGTAAAAAATGTATTTGGAAACCCGCGGAAGAAATTACCGCACTGGCTTATGATCACATTATTCCGGGATACGAGACAGCGTCCGCCAGTACGCTTCGGTTATGGAATGCGCATGCAGCGGATGTATTCAATTTGGAAGATTTTAACAAAGGGGATTATTTTGGTGCTATTGCGGATCGTTCGTCTATTGAAAACGTTTCCCGCGTATTGTATCCGAACGATTCTACCGGGGCGGGACGGGAATTACGTTTACGCCAGGAATATTTCTTAGTTTCGGCTTCTTTACAGGATATTATTAAGCGTCATAAACGAACTCACGGTACAGTAGAAAATTTAGCCGATGAAGTGTCCATTCATTTGAATGATACTCACCCGGCACTGGCGATTCCGGATTTAATGTGTATTTTGGTGGATGAAGAAGGTTTGTCTTGGAAAAAAGCTTGGGATATGACTCGTCGTATTTTTTCCTATACTTGCCATACATTGATGTCCGAAGCATTGGAAACTTGGCCGGTAGATATGATGAGCAAAATTTTACCCCGCCATTTACAAATGATTTTTGAAATTAACGATTATTTCTTGGATTACGTAAAAACCTACGTCACTACTGATGTGGATTTTATCCGTCGTGTATCTTTAATTGAAGAAGAGGGGCAACGCAAAGTCAAAATGGGCTGGTTGTCCGTTGTCGGTTCTCATAAAGTAAACGGTGTGGCGGAAATTCACTCACGGTTAATGGTTGAATCGACTTTCTCCGATTTTGCCAAAATTTATCCGGAACGTTTTACCAATGTGACGAACGGTGTAACTCCGCGTCGCTGGATTGGCGTAGCCAATCCGCAATTAGCCGCCTTATTCGACGAATATATCGGTTTGGACTGGCGTAGAGATTTAACTCAGTTGGCAAATTTAAAAGAACATTTTATCGATCCTAAATTGAAAACCCGCTTAGCCGAAATTAAGTTTGCCAATAAACAAAAATTAGCAAAATATATTATGCGTGAACTGGATATCGAAGTGAATCCGGAAGCATTGTTTGATGTGCAAATCAAACGCATTCACGAATATAAACGCCAATTTTTGAACGTGTTGCATATTATCACCCGCTATAACCAGATTTTGGAAAATCCAGAAAAAGATTGGGTACCCCGTGTGTTTATCTTAGCTGGTAAAGCGGCATCGTCATACCATCTGGCGAAGCAAACCATTAGACTGATTAATGATGTGGCTGAAATCATCAATAATGACGAGCGAATTCGCGGCTTGCTTAAAGTAGTATTTATTCCTAATTACAGTGTGAGCTTGGCTGAATTAATCATTCCTGCCGCCGATATTTCCGAGCAAATTTCCCTTGCCGGTACGGAAGCCTCCGGTACCAGTAATATGAAATTCGCGTTGAACGGCGCTTTAACCTTAGGAACGCTGGACGGTGCGAATGTGGAAATTTTGGAAAATGTGGGCAAAGATAATATATTTATTTTTGGTAACACCGTAGAACAAGTGGAAGAGTTACGTCGTAACGGTTATCATCCGATGGATTACTATTCTAGTGATGATGATTTACGTCTTGCCGTTAACCAGATTGTATCGGGACATTTCTCACCGAAAGAGCCTACCCGTTATAATCTGGTGGGAGCGTCGTCACAGGCGCAGGATTATTATCAGTCATTGGCCGATTTCCGCAGCTATGTGGATGCTCATGCATTAGTGGATGAAAAATATAAAGATCAGGATGCCTGGGTAATGAGTTCTATGCACAATATCGCCAATATGGGCTTTTTCTCCTCGGATCGTACTATTCAGGAATATGCAGAAAGAATCTGGCGTATAAAGCCTCTTGATGTCGATTAATCCGGTTTTATTAATAAAAAAAAGTGTGGTCAAAAGATTGTTAAAATTGACCGCACTTTTATTTTTGGCTATTCTCGGCACGTAGTTTAGTTATTTTAGTTTTATGAAAGGCAAAAGCAGTATGCGCCACAATCCCGATTATTTTTATTTAAAGATGGAAGAACATTTTCTTCATGTTCCTTATTTCAATCGTCAACGCCGAATTCGGGTACTGTTACCGAAAAATTACCATCATGAACCGAATTGTTCTTATCCTGTACTGTACATGCACGACGGACAAAATGTGTTTTACAGCAAAGAGTCTTATTCCGGTTATTCATGGAAAGTTATTCCGACGCTTAAATACCATAAAGAATTTCCGAAACTCATCGTGGTGGGTATTGATAATGCGGAAGCGGCACGTTTAGACGAATATTCGCCATGGCAAACGGACGTAGGTAATACCCCGGAAGCCCGCGCTGCCGGCGGTATGGGTTATGAATACGGTGAATGGGTAGTGAACGAAGTGAAACCTTTTATCGATCGCCATTATCGCACTAAATCCGATCGTTCGAATACCCTATTGGCGGGTAGTTCCATGGGCGGTATTATTACTGCTTATATGGGCGCAGCTTATCCGCAGGTATTTGGCCATTTGGGCGTATTTTCACTGGCTTCATGGTTTAACGAGCCGGCATTTTTAGATTTTACCCACCGCCATTCCATTGATTCGAACAGCCGTGTATTTATTCAGGTAGGAACCAACGAAGGGGATGAAGCGGATTCGCAGTTTATTTCCAATATGAATCAGGCTTATATTGATTGCTCGTTGCGTTATTATCAATCATTGTTGCGCACAGGTCATCCGTTAGACAATATTCGTTTAAAAATTATGGCAAACGAAATTCACCATGAGAAATACTGGGCGGATCATTTTGCAGAATTTTTAGCGTTTTCACTGGTGGGATATGACAGATGAGGATTCAAAAGTGCGGTCAAAAAATTGATATTTTTTAGCTCGATTTACTGATTAAAAGGCGCATGATTGAACTGCGCCTTTTAAATTAGATGATACCCTGTTCTTCCAGTTTGCTCAGGAAGAAAGGCATTTGTACTCGCCACCAAGGCCAATCATGATCCACATCATTTCCCCAGAAATCAAACCATGCAGAAATTCCTTTGGCGTCGAACGCTTCTTTTAAACGGGCGGTATCGGAAATGTGATCCGCTTCCCAAGCACCTTGTCCCACGGCGATAATATAGTGGTTTTGGCGATAACGCTCTAAGAACCAGTTATCATTTTGTCCCCACAGGCTGTCAATCGGCGAATTAAAATATACCGCTTGATCACCGCCGAATTCACCGGTGAAAAAACGGGCGTCGTATACACCGCTTAATGCAATGACCGTATCAAATAAATCAGGATGACGTAGTCCGAAATTTACGGAATGGAATGCCCCCATGCTGCATCCGGTAGCAATCATAGTGCCGTTCCATTGGGATTCATGACGAATTAGCGGCACCAGTTCATGTACGATATAACGATCATAAGCGTTATGAGCTAACGCCATATCATGTCCGGATTTCCATGTAGCAAGCCAAGACTCTTTATCATAAGAGTCCGGGGTATAAAATTTGATTAGCCCGCGATCAATAAAACTGCGACAAGCTTCAATCATGCCGAAATTGGCATATTCGTTCTGATTACCGCCGGAAGAGGAAAATACCACAACCGGTTTTCCTGCATGGCCATATACATTGAAGTACATTTCACGACCTAATTCACCGCTCCAATGGCTTCTTCTTTCAAAATGCATAGTTTTTCCTTTTACAGGCGGGCTGTCTCCCGCCTTATTAATTAATCTTGTTATTGTTTGTCTTGCGCAAACCGCACGATTTCGCGTAATTGCTCCATGGTTTCGGTCCGAGCCAAAATACCGTGTTCTCCCATGACCTTGGCAAAAACTCCCGGTACGGTTTGTACGCTGATGATATTACCGCTGAATTTTCGGCAGACATCATCGATGGAATTTACGTAATTTTGATTAGCTTTACGTGAGATATACACCACATTCCACGGATGGGTGATATTTGCATAGAATTTGTTTTCGGTGACAATATGGGCATATTCAAGGAATACGTCGAAATCATTGGCGTAGTTCCACATATCAATAGTTAAACCGCCCGGCGGACGACAGTTGATTTCAAGCGGTAACAATTCTCCGTTTTTTTTCACCCGGAAAAATTCGAAATGGAAGAAACGTTCGCGTACTTTAAAGGCTTTCACGCATTTTTTACCTAATTCTACCAGTTTGGGCGAAATTTCCCGGGGAACGTAATAAAACATGTCGCCGTCTTTTTCGACGGTGTCTAATACCGCTTCGGAATATTCAAGACTGGAATAGAAAACGATGTTGCCGTCATGATCCACCAATCCATCGAAAGTGACAATGTCACCATCGATAAATTCTTCCATAATATATTCCACATTCGGATTTTTATAGCCAAAAAAATCTTCCAATTCCACCGCACTTTTGATTTTATAAGTGTCGCTTGCACCGACCCCGGAATTCGGTTTGATGATAACCGGAAATTTCAGACTTTTCGCCAGTTTACGCGCATCATCGTCATCGCCGAATACGCGACCTTGAGCCACCTTCAAACCGCTTTTACGGAAAACTTCTTTCATTTGCGCCTTGGTTTTAATGGCAAGCATGTCGTCATTTTTATAACCGAACACGTTAAAATCGGTGCGTAATTTAGCATCCAGTTCTAACCAGTATTCGTTATGGGATTCGATACGGTGGATACGTCCGTATTTATGAGCGAAATAGCCGACGGCGCGATAAACCTGATCATAATCTTCCATGTTATCTACTCGATAGTATTCCGTTAATGAAGCTTTTAATGTGTCGCTAAGTTGAGCATAAGGGGTGTCGGCAATGCCTAATGTATTAATCCCGCATTCTTTCATTCGAACGGCAAACGTTTCGAAGTTGGACGGAAAGTGGGGAGAAATCATCACAAAATTGAGAGGTTGGGCCATAGACTGGTTCTCCGATTAGTAAAAAAATTGTTGGTGATTTGATTCTAAGCGAAAATCGGTCTTTTTTAAACGATTTTCTGGCTAAAAAGCGCCTAATTAGGTAATTAAAATTTTTTAATGCGTTTTTTGCAGTAAATA contains the following coding sequences:
- a CDS encoding esterase family protein; this encodes MHFERRSHWSGELGREMYFNVYGHAGKPVVVFSSSGGNQNEYANFGMIEACRSFIDRGLIKFYTPDSYDKESWLATWKSGHDMALAHNAYDRYIVHELVPLIRHESQWNGTMIATGCSMGAFHSVNFGLRHPDLFDTVIALSGVYDARFFTGEFGGDQAVYFNSPIDSLWGQNDNWFLERYRQNHYIIAVGQGAWEADHISDTARLKEAFDAKGISAWFDFWGNDVDHDWPWWRVQMPFFLSKLEEQGII
- the glgA gene encoding glycogen synthase GlgA yields the protein MKVLHVCSEFYPLLKTGGLADVVGALPAAQKAIGDDARILIPAYPAIWRGIPDTVVVAEFDNFAGHVTLRYGIYNGVGVYLIDAPHLYAREGNPYHDQWYNDYADNYKRFGLLGWVASELALGLDFWWQAEVVHAHDWHAGLASAYLAAKGHPAKSVFTIHNLAYQGKFAARHLIELGLPVDMFNVNGLELYGEISYLKAGLFYSDMVTTVSPTYAKEITTTEFGYGLQGLLSTLDQQNRLAGVLNGVDDSIWHPNNDPYIHHHYKLKSMSGKAKNKALLQERFNLPQNPNVPVFVMITRLTEQKGVDLLLQCADEIVNQGGQLMILGSGAPHLQDWVNWLASQHPDNVGVWIGYDEPLSHLMVAGGDVILVPSRFEPCGLTQLYGLKYGTLPLVRKTGGLADTVVDSSAENIKARRATGFVFNNAEPEALRHCIQRVFSLWSKQRTWFTVRTVAMEQDFGWRVAAHRYHELYNKI
- the glgC gene encoding glucose-1-phosphate adenylyltransferase, which codes for MSKVITKYDLVGDTLVLILAGGRGSRLHELTDKRAKPALYFGGNRRIIDFALSNCINSGLNRIGVITQYAAHSLLRHLQTGWSFLPQERGEFVDMLPARQQIDDNTWYRGTADSVYQNMAIIKNHYKPKYILILAGDHIYKMDYSQMILDHVNSGAKCTVGCIEVPRESAKEFGVMAVNENLKVKAFVEKPSDPPAMIGKPNSSLASMGIYVFNAEYLYETLERTVNSPQTSHDFGKDIMPMALEDEVLYAHPFDRSCMGRNTEGEIYWRDVGTLDSYWQSNIDLVSKEPQLDIYDQTWPIRGNPVQAYPSKFFYDDPACKQVDNSLIAGGCVITNASISYSVLFDNIHVNEGTLIDESVILPQVKVGKNCILKRCIVDRHVQIPDGMQIGVDPEEDSKHFRISSKGIVLVTEKMLQKMKGETVKSEDDLD
- a CDS encoding glycogen/starch/alpha-glucan phosphorylase produces the protein MLDKVTEMVIYDRPEQTVESFKKSVVYKLIFAIGRSPQEASQRDWLNALMLTIRDSVTEGWIDTAAQFREKDTRRVYYLSMEFLLGRILSNALLSEGIYDIAKDALKELDINLEDLLEKEVDPGLGNGGLGRLAACFMDSIATLGLPGMGYGIRYEYGMFKQDIENGQQIEKPDAWLEKGSPWEFVRPSKRHKIRFGGSIYFEGKKCIWKPAEEITALAYDHIIPGYETASASTLRLWNAHAADVFNLEDFNKGDYFGAIADRSSIENVSRVLYPNDSTGAGRELRLRQEYFLVSASLQDIIKRHKRTHGTVENLADEVSIHLNDTHPALAIPDLMCILVDEEGLSWKKAWDMTRRIFSYTCHTLMSEALETWPVDMMSKILPRHLQMIFEINDYFLDYVKTYVTTDVDFIRRVSLIEEEGQRKVKMGWLSVVGSHKVNGVAEIHSRLMVESTFSDFAKIYPERFTNVTNGVTPRRWIGVANPQLAALFDEYIGLDWRRDLTQLANLKEHFIDPKLKTRLAEIKFANKQKLAKYIMRELDIEVNPEALFDVQIKRIHEYKRQFLNVLHIITRYNQILENPEKDWVPRVFILAGKAASSYHLAKQTIRLINDVAEIINNDERIRGLLKVVFIPNYSVSLAELIIPAADISEQISLAGTEASGTSNMKFALNGALTLGTLDGANVEILENVGKDNIFIFGNTVEQVEELRRNGYHPMDYYSSDDDLRLAVNQIVSGHFSPKEPTRYNLVGASSQAQDYYQSLADFRSYVDAHALVDEKYKDQDAWVMSSMHNIANMGFFSSDRTIQEYAERIWRIKPLDVD
- a CDS encoding alpha/beta hydrolase gives rise to the protein MRHNPDYFYLKMEEHFLHVPYFNRQRRIRVLLPKNYHHEPNCSYPVLYMHDGQNVFYSKESYSGYSWKVIPTLKYHKEFPKLIVVGIDNAEAARLDEYSPWQTDVGNTPEARAAGGMGYEYGEWVVNEVKPFIDRHYRTKSDRSNTLLAGSSMGGIITAYMGAAYPQVFGHLGVFSLASWFNEPAFLDFTHRHSIDSNSRVFIQVGTNEGDEADSQFISNMNQAYIDCSLRYYQSLLRTGHPLDNIRLKIMANEIHHEKYWADHFAEFLAFSLVGYDR
- the glgX gene encoding glycogen debranching protein GlgX — its product is MDTQKGSPYPLGATLKKVKNQWGVNFALFSAQARAVELCLFDRFDHELRFSVLEKTNDIFHIWIPGVPVGTKYGYRIYGRHDYVVNFERTLSNSNKLMLDPYAKAVVGKPDLSTIEAQSWFVLNDERDNAKLVPKSVVVDGTFKWGRDNHPRTPWSKTVIYELHVKGFTQLQQNLPKRIRGTYKGLAHSATIDYLKSLGITAVELQPINYMLDEQHLQEKGLVNYWGYNPLAMFAVEPRYAATDDPLNEFKTMVKTLHKAGIEVILDVVFNHTAESEKFHSTFSQRGIDDSYYYWHDAEGCYLNWTGCGNMLNLSLPQTRRWVIDCLKYWVEECHVDGFRFDLAPALGRDSPAFNPNAALFSEIFDEPSLHQTKFIAEPWDIGVEGYQLGNFPPFFSEWNDRYRDEVTRFWLWKSGDVGALASRIAGSSDIFKKSKRLPHNSVNFITAHDGFTLRDLVSYNYKHNEANGEHNRDGRDVNYSYNHGYEGRVDHLFGSERKTIENHRYLSSGALLCSLLLSNGTPMLLAGDEIGHSQDGNNNAYCQDNKTTWIDWSKQDVRLLNLVREVIALRKHIRSLQSDAWWTDENVQWLNDSGQAMAAVDWHNQGRKSLQIMLDEKWLFLINGKAELQVFRLPPGKWQVRAGNYLEKSQGKLVMSDLGFCVLSRH
- a CDS encoding ATP-grasp domain-containing protein encodes the protein MAQPLNFVMISPHFPSNFETFAVRMKECGINTLGIADTPYAQLSDTLKASLTEYYRVDNMEDYDQVYRAVGYFAHKYGRIHRIESHNEYWLELDAKLRTDFNVFGYKNDDMLAIKTKAQMKEVFRKSGLKVAQGRVFGDDDDARKLAKSLKFPVIIKPNSGVGASDTYKIKSAVELEDFFGYKNPNVEYIMEEFIDGDIVTFDGLVDHDGNIVFYSSLEYSEAVLDTVEKDGDMFYYVPREISPKLVELGKKCVKAFKVRERFFHFEFFRVKKNGELLPLEINCRPPGGLTIDMWNYANDFDVFLEYAHIVTENKFYANITHPWNVVYISRKANQNYVNSIDDVCRKFSGNIISVQTVPGVFAKVMGEHGILARTETMEQLREIVRFAQDKQ